From the Lolium rigidum isolate FL_2022 chromosome 2, APGP_CSIRO_Lrig_0.1, whole genome shotgun sequence genome, one window contains:
- the LOC124687845 gene encoding uncharacterized protein LOC124687845: MGMKSSAGDVDVELLKAVAQAWYAHSGNPRPSRAASADDDGAGVGGARRAGAPRYRPSRFKLEAAAAAAAAQRRRSWDFAQSLWDTYELVTIAQKIESSLAIIDEAAATPPHRAVAGEGATRGGGGGGKRPREGKRSLRSLFHRSSSRRFEESSR; the protein is encoded by the coding sequence ATGGGCATGAAGAGCTCGGCGGGCGACGTGGACGTggagctgctcaaggcggtggcACAGGCGTGGTACGCGCACTCGGGCAACCCGCGGCCGTCGCGCGCCGCATCGGCGGACGACGACGGTGCGGGCGTGGGCGGTGCGCGCCGCGCGGGCGCCCCGCGATACAGGCCGTCCCGGTTcaagctggaggcggcggcggccgccgcggccgcgcaGAGGAGGAGGTCGTGGGACTTCGCGCAGTCGCTGTGGGACACCTACGAGCTCGTCACCATCGCGCAGAAGATCGAGTCCAGCCTCGCCATCATCGACGAGGCCGCGGCCACGCCGCCGCATCGTGCCGTCGCCGGCGAGGGCGCCACgcgtgggggaggaggaggagggaagcGGCCGAGGGAAGGCAAGCGTAGCCTCAGGAGCCTGTTCCACCGGTCCTCGTCCAGGAGGTTCGAGGAATCAAGCAGATAG